The proteins below are encoded in one region of Ereboglobus luteus:
- the pyrR gene encoding bifunctional pyr operon transcriptional regulator/uracil phosphoribosyltransferase PyrR, with product MPKHTPVPAKISKSKKQTTAARETESGHAIHIAIEQLAKAIAQRHPAREKILLLGIANGGVTLARRLATMIPGARPGVLDISFHRDDIGRHPIPKEFAPTHIPGDVNNATVILVDDVLQSGRTINAALNEVFDHGRPERVELAVLVDRGDRRLPIAANYTGIQLDVGANEKIRTHIDPANPALDTIEITSTLPAR from the coding sequence GTGCCAAAACACACACCCGTGCCCGCCAAAATCAGCAAATCAAAAAAACAAACAACCGCCGCACGTGAAACAGAAAGCGGCCACGCGATCCACATCGCCATTGAGCAACTCGCCAAGGCCATCGCCCAAAGGCATCCGGCCCGCGAAAAAATCCTCCTCCTCGGCATCGCCAACGGCGGCGTCACCCTCGCCCGCCGGCTCGCCACCATGATCCCCGGCGCGCGACCCGGCGTGCTCGACATCTCCTTTCACCGCGACGACATCGGCCGCCATCCCATCCCCAAGGAATTCGCGCCCACGCACATCCCCGGCGATGTCAACAACGCCACAGTCATCCTCGTTGACGACGTCCTCCAATCCGGCCGCACCATCAACGCCGCCCTCAACGAAGTCTTCGACCACGGACGCCCCGAGCGCGTCGAACTCGCCGTGCTCGTTGACCGAGGCGACCGCCGCCTCCCCATCGCCGCCAACTACACCGGCATCCAGCTCGACGTCGGCGCCAACGAAAAAATCCGCACCCACATCGACCCCGCCAACCCCGCCCTCGACACCATTGAAATCACCAGCACCTTACCGGCGCGGTAG
- a CDS encoding glycoside hydrolase family 2 TIM barrel-domain containing protein, with product MPVVMDAGASSEIVTLRRSAASVGQGFASVKIDDCKIIVTRDRDKNAPEKYIIKGVCYSNDANGLTFYENLDRDLELLKAIHANSIRTFRPFAAYKEGAETVELDYEKTKLMLDKLAGAGISVTVGFDSARDIIGGIRDDATGRVYREAFYMEYIKAFASHPAVLAWAFGNEYNYKYAEWFGGDKGRWLAILADAVKNAKAVSARPTAVVHGELPREAEMLEYRAIHGLDMVMLNIYRGPGFGTLYKDWKSLSRATPMPVVLSEFGRSSMDGRGNDTSALQAAWLEKMWAEIESNSTGSGAGGYVFSLKDEAWKGDFDSGPNIGLESHLGLFTADGQPKPAARVLMRLWKAAEHEKELRGKN from the coding sequence ATGCCTGTTGTCATGGATGCCGGCGCGAGCTCTGAAATCGTCACTTTGCGCCGGTCGGCGGCTTCCGTCGGGCAAGGTTTCGCATCCGTGAAAATCGATGATTGCAAAATAATCGTCACGCGTGATCGCGATAAAAACGCGCCTGAAAAATATATAATAAAAGGAGTGTGTTATTCCAACGATGCAAACGGTCTCACGTTTTATGAAAACCTCGATCGCGACTTGGAGTTATTGAAGGCGATTCACGCAAACTCGATCAGGACATTCAGGCCGTTCGCCGCCTACAAGGAGGGCGCTGAGACAGTCGAGCTCGATTACGAGAAAACCAAGCTCATGCTGGACAAGCTGGCTGGGGCGGGAATCTCCGTCACCGTCGGCTTCGATTCCGCGCGCGACATTATCGGGGGCATCCGCGACGACGCCACGGGGCGCGTGTATCGCGAGGCGTTTTATATGGAATATATAAAAGCCTTTGCCTCGCACCCCGCCGTGCTCGCGTGGGCTTTTGGCAATGAGTATAATTATAAATACGCGGAGTGGTTTGGGGGCGACAAGGGCAGATGGCTCGCCATCCTCGCCGACGCGGTGAAAAACGCAAAGGCGGTGAGTGCGCGACCGACCGCGGTCGTCCATGGCGAGTTGCCCCGAGAAGCGGAAATGCTCGAATACCGCGCCATTCACGGATTGGATATGGTCATGCTTAATATATACCGCGGCCCCGGCTTCGGCACATTATACAAGGATTGGAAATCGCTGTCGCGCGCGACGCCCATGCCCGTCGTGCTCTCTGAATTCGGGCGCAGCTCGATGGACGGGCGCGGCAACGACACCAGCGCGCTCCAGGCCGCGTGGCTCGAAAAAATGTGGGCCGAAATCGAGTCCAACTCCACAGGAAGCGGCGCGGGCGGTTATGTTTTTTCCCTGAAAGACGAGGCGTGGAAGGGCGATTTCGATTCGGGCCCGAACATCGGCCTTGAAAGTCATCTGGGCCTTTTCACCGCAGACGGCCAACCCAAGCCGGCGGCGCGAGTGCTCATGCGATTATGGAAGGCGGCGGAACATGAAAAGGAACTTCGAGGCAAAAATTAA
- a CDS encoding sensor histidine kinase → MKRNFEAKIKRLFLTPFASWLFVALIVTGAVVMLVLLRQNRAHDVAEAQRQAQLRAAAIADRAKLSAGLMEVLFSDVQGALTATLNAVPREGTLAFLERWREVNPLVADAALVNALGVPDPGATAIAPMMADWLSKTPWHSGAVAEKIPAPEDSSATAWEPLREKLRTAAARAPWHARGDDTGEPGSDGIATGSVGALPPSDDYTKRETWPERRRRLGIPFAERAGWDGAPGGLFAWRMCDDDIVMAVSVNLHELSRLLSIALPSEAQSGGRYQLLTAGGDGFPIHDELLPGWRVAAAHNTSDVSALFSGETLYISASLLVILAASLGILLLLGFQKRMRENEIIAAVTDYASHEMRTDVQEILCCTDPDALSSDAAVEHLTKARTSMIYYASGRLSETVAFVLDFFPRVMRGGKLWTENVNVSQVAGKLLDEFTTVMRTAGIPMGFLSGPPEEPVHLASNETAISIILRNLIENACLRAPADNRMVELFIRENAAAGMIELRVRDYGPAIPGAELGRIFKARWRPKDEERGHGIGLPLCRKLARSLGGDLAHETPADGAGGNIFILSLANNKQT, encoded by the coding sequence ATGAAAAGGAACTTCGAGGCAAAAATTAAGCGCTTGTTTTTGACGCCGTTCGCGTCGTGGTTGTTTGTCGCGCTGATCGTGACGGGCGCGGTCGTCATGCTTGTATTGCTGCGTCAAAATCGGGCGCATGATGTCGCCGAGGCGCAGCGCCAGGCGCAGCTTCGCGCCGCCGCCATCGCCGATCGCGCCAAGCTCTCCGCCGGCTTGATGGAAGTGCTCTTTTCGGACGTGCAAGGCGCGCTCACCGCGACGCTCAACGCCGTGCCGCGCGAGGGCACGCTCGCTTTTTTGGAGCGCTGGCGCGAAGTGAATCCCCTCGTTGCCGACGCCGCGCTTGTGAATGCGCTCGGCGTGCCGGACCCGGGCGCGACAGCCATCGCTCCGATGATGGCGGACTGGCTTTCGAAGACGCCGTGGCATTCCGGTGCCGTGGCCGAAAAAATCCCGGCGCCCGAGGATTCATCCGCTACCGCATGGGAACCGCTTCGTGAAAAATTGCGCACCGCGGCCGCTCGCGCTCCATGGCATGCGCGCGGTGATGATACAGGGGAACCCGGTTCCGACGGCATCGCAACCGGCAGCGTCGGCGCGCTGCCGCCAAGCGATGATTATACAAAAAGGGAAACTTGGCCCGAGCGCCGGCGACGGCTCGGCATTCCCTTCGCCGAGCGCGCGGGTTGGGACGGCGCGCCCGGCGGACTTTTTGCGTGGCGCATGTGCGATGACGATATCGTGATGGCCGTCAGCGTGAATTTGCACGAACTATCGCGCCTGCTCTCCATCGCGCTTCCGTCGGAAGCGCAAAGCGGCGGGCGTTATCAATTGCTCACGGCCGGCGGCGATGGGTTTCCGATTCACGATGAGCTGCTTCCCGGCTGGCGGGTTGCCGCCGCGCACAACACCTCCGATGTCAGCGCGCTGTTTTCCGGGGAAACATTATACATCAGCGCATCGCTCCTCGTGATACTTGCGGCGTCGCTTGGGATTTTGCTGCTGCTCGGTTTTCAAAAACGGATGCGCGAAAACGAAATCATCGCGGCCGTCACAGACTACGCCTCGCACGAGATGCGAACCGACGTGCAGGAAATTTTATGCTGCACCGATCCGGATGCGCTGTCATCGGACGCCGCTGTTGAGCATCTGACAAAGGCGCGGACCTCGATGATCTATTACGCGTCCGGGCGACTTTCCGAAACGGTGGCCTTTGTGCTGGATTTTTTTCCGCGTGTCATGCGCGGTGGAAAATTGTGGACGGAAAATGTCAACGTCAGCCAAGTCGCGGGAAAACTGCTGGATGAATTCACGACTGTCATGCGGACGGCCGGAATCCCGATGGGCTTTCTGTCGGGCCCTCCCGAGGAGCCTGTTCACCTTGCGAGCAATGAAACCGCGATTTCCATCATCCTGCGAAACCTGATCGAGAACGCCTGCCTGCGCGCGCCGGCGGACAATCGCATGGTGGAATTATTCATAAGGGAAAACGCGGCGGCGGGCATGATTGAGCTGCGTGTTCGCGATTACGGTCCCGCCATTCCGGGTGCCGAACTCGGGCGCATTTTTAAGGCCCGCTGGCGTCCCAAGGATGAGGAGCGCGGCCACGGCATCGGCCTGCCGTTGTGCAGAAAACTGGCCCGTTCCCTTGGCGGTGATCTTGCCCATGAAACCCCGGCCGACGGCGCGGGCGGAAACATCTTCATCCTGTCACTGGCAAATAATAAACAGACATGA
- a CDS encoding response regulator transcription factor, with protein MNNINNGAVLVAEDDLNLGLFWEEWLMRAGYTVTRTTNKADALAAFEPGRLALVVLDMRMPAARGRGVNNKAGLLAAREMRRLDPDVPVLFLTASNDEEIEADALELPGNGKTGFTRKPCGMKAFQLRAREMARNNQFSFGPRVVINASTHTAAIPGSGEPRRLSPQVLDLAVVFARNKNVRLSRAELVRQWGWDEASLDECIRKLRDAVNDAEHTIIKTIHGTGYIYQS; from the coding sequence ATGAATAATATAAACAACGGCGCGGTCCTCGTCGCGGAGGATGATCTGAACCTCGGCCTGTTTTGGGAGGAGTGGCTGATGAGGGCGGGCTACACCGTGACACGCACGACCAACAAAGCCGACGCGCTCGCCGCATTCGAACCAGGCCGCCTCGCCCTTGTTGTGCTCGATATGCGGATGCCCGCCGCGCGAGGCCGCGGTGTGAATAATAAAGCGGGTTTGCTGGCTGCCAGGGAAATGCGACGCCTCGATCCCGATGTGCCCGTGCTCTTTCTCACCGCGAGCAACGACGAGGAAATCGAGGCGGACGCGCTCGAACTGCCCGGCAATGGCAAAACGGGTTTCACTCGAAAACCGTGCGGAATGAAGGCGTTTCAACTCCGCGCGCGCGAAATGGCGCGAAACAATCAATTCTCCTTCGGTCCGCGGGTCGTGATCAATGCAAGCACGCACACCGCCGCGATCCCCGGCTCCGGCGAGCCGCGACGCCTGTCGCCGCAAGTGCTCGACCTGGCCGTGGTGTTTGCGCGAAACAAAAATGTTCGCCTGAGCCGGGCGGAGCTGGTCAGGCAATGGGGCTGGGACGAGGCGTCGCTGGATGAGTGTATCCGCAAACTGCGCGACGCGGTAAACGATGCCGAACACACAATAATAAAAACAATACACGGCACCGGTTATATATATCAATCGTAG
- a CDS encoding tyrosine-type recombinase/integrase, translating into MKTQTALFVLKPFKNRNGVTSYRVSGWLHGERIRKNFKTRQEAVVEKSTLEIKAAQIASGLRPTATILSPEQQSEAEALFLKIKPLNHSLSFYVDYALKNYREVEHKIPLTNAVFEYRAQRAQDHAKGLISVSQIKAIKNHMTHLCNSFPNVLVSDITPDHLRTFFGRGNATLKTHNNRRGIVSTFLKFAMDKEWISKNPVAKIPQYRIAHKRGSAATLSANQAAELMEYVETFHEGRLASYFALCLFAGIRPDIDQGEIAKLRPEHINLDTKVIRIEPEVSKVNMKRNITIQPNLDAWLSAYPLKKYPVVITNMKYLRIRISKKFNLTHDVLRHTFISMHVAKFRSMGDTALQAGNSEEIIRKHYLDVKSQSEAEVFFSIMPKLRAVPKAVAPTTPASAAPLASSDPISRAA; encoded by the coding sequence ATGAAAACACAAACCGCGTTATTTGTTCTCAAGCCATTCAAAAACCGCAATGGCGTTACATCCTACCGTGTGAGTGGCTGGCTTCATGGCGAGCGAATCCGAAAAAACTTCAAGACCCGTCAAGAAGCGGTTGTCGAAAAATCCACCCTCGAAATCAAAGCGGCGCAGATTGCCTCCGGGCTGCGTCCCACAGCGACTATTCTATCCCCGGAGCAACAAAGCGAGGCAGAGGCTTTGTTCCTGAAAATAAAACCACTGAATCATTCGTTATCCTTCTACGTTGATTATGCATTGAAAAACTACCGTGAGGTAGAGCACAAAATTCCTTTGACGAATGCCGTGTTCGAATACCGTGCGCAACGAGCTCAAGATCACGCCAAGGGTTTGATTTCAGTTTCACAGATAAAGGCTATCAAAAATCACATGACGCATTTGTGTAATTCATTTCCCAATGTGCTCGTTTCAGACATAACGCCAGATCATCTCAGGACTTTTTTCGGGCGGGGAAACGCGACGCTCAAAACGCACAACAATCGCCGCGGCATTGTTTCGACTTTCTTAAAATTCGCCATGGATAAAGAGTGGATTTCAAAAAATCCTGTTGCCAAAATCCCGCAATATCGGATTGCGCATAAGCGCGGTTCAGCGGCTACGCTTTCGGCGAATCAGGCGGCTGAACTGATGGAATATGTCGAAACATTTCACGAAGGGCGTTTGGCCTCTTATTTTGCGCTATGCTTGTTTGCCGGCATCCGGCCTGATATTGACCAGGGTGAAATCGCCAAATTAAGGCCCGAGCACATCAATCTGGATACAAAAGTCATCCGAATTGAGCCGGAGGTTTCAAAGGTGAATATGAAACGAAATATCACGATACAGCCGAATCTGGATGCGTGGTTGAGTGCGTATCCGTTGAAGAAATATCCGGTGGTCATAACCAACATGAAATACCTGCGGATCAGGATATCGAAAAAATTCAATCTCACGCATGATGTGTTGCGCCACACATTCATTTCGATGCATGTGGCGAAGTTTCGCTCAATGGGCGACACGGCGTTACAAGCTGGAAACTCGGAGGAAATAATTCGCAAGCATTACCTCGACGTGAAAAGCCAGAGCGAGGCCGAGGTGTTCTTCTCCATTATGCCAAAACTGCGAGCCGTGCCGAAAGCGGTGGCACCGACAACACCTGCATCGGCCGCACCACTTGCATCCAGCGATCCGATTTCCCGTGCCGCGTGA
- a CDS encoding helix-turn-helix domain-containing protein: METTIAYNHPSLIDINGLRFCGIFPAGREPSIRTLREWTRNRRIPHHRVGHFVYYDLAEVALHIRTKLFVPARG, encoded by the coding sequence ATGGAAACTACAATCGCATACAATCACCCGTCACTTATCGACATCAACGGCCTGCGTTTTTGCGGAATTTTTCCGGCAGGACGCGAGCCGTCCATTCGCACCTTGCGAGAATGGACACGCAATCGTCGCATCCCGCATCACCGCGTGGGGCACTTCGTTTATTACGACCTTGCCGAAGTCGCGCTCCACATTCGCACGAAACTTTTCGTGCCAGCGCGCGGGTAA
- a CDS encoding type IV secretion system protein — protein MKKLFALFVLAASTALSVLVFAGMPVIDAANLANSQISHIATIAKWVENIAQLKAQITQLKEQVSIQGQLRNWTGNPADAVKLVSLGILTERDLMRDFGMSRTDIARAAQSLDTLTHTDGNTYRPVSVPDLNGGAVQHDPLTYRRHTLIDARTDNTRLVTDQTRERERELQEEIALTLAELRSGSTDAQVQKLTAKLIVLNGQLSQVETARRRQVDEVLLQKIANDNRREIEQLAAADLAAKDNYIANQRVATFMRSLNPRKNVR, from the coding sequence ATGAAGAAACTATTCGCACTTTTCGTTCTGGCGGCATCGACCGCGTTAAGCGTGCTCGTTTTTGCCGGTATGCCCGTCATCGACGCGGCCAACCTTGCCAACAGCCAGATTTCGCACATCGCAACCATTGCCAAATGGGTTGAAAACATCGCACAGTTGAAGGCGCAGATTACGCAGTTGAAAGAGCAGGTCAGCATTCAAGGGCAGTTGCGAAACTGGACAGGAAATCCCGCTGATGCCGTAAAACTTGTTTCGCTGGGGATTCTGACAGAGCGCGACCTAATGCGTGATTTTGGAATGTCGCGCACCGACATCGCCCGCGCGGCGCAAAGCCTCGACACTCTCACGCACACGGACGGCAACACCTACCGTCCCGTTTCCGTGCCTGATCTCAACGGTGGCGCAGTCCAACACGACCCGCTCACCTATCGCCGGCATACGTTGATTGACGCTCGCACAGACAACACACGTCTTGTCACCGATCAAACCCGCGAACGTGAGCGCGAATTGCAGGAGGAAATTGCCCTCACCCTGGCCGAACTTCGCAGCGGTTCAACCGACGCACAGGTGCAAAAACTCACCGCCAAACTCATCGTCCTGAACGGCCAACTTTCGCAGGTTGAAACCGCGCGTCGCCGTCAAGTTGACGAAGTGCTTCTCCAAAAAATCGCGAACGACAACCGTCGCGAAATTGAGCAACTTGCCGCCGCCGATCTCGCGGCAAAAGACAACTACATCGCCAACCAGCGCGTTGCGACTTTCATGCGCTCACTCAACCCGCGTAAAAACGTGCGGTAG
- a CDS encoding helix-turn-helix domain-containing protein, which yields MKTQLQEILLRGLDEEIEAKHDLRGKINAPAKGWLRAVREALGLSQRDIAARMRIRQQPYASMEKREADGTVSLSTLRRAADALDCELVYFLVPKEQAAKSFAELATRDDAALKHLRATEHSMALEGQAVGDLPAMPAPQSPAPENDEKTSRP from the coding sequence ATGAAAACACAACTCCAAGAAATCCTGCTTCGCGGTTTGGATGAGGAAATCGAAGCCAAGCACGACTTGCGTGGGAAAATCAACGCACCCGCAAAAGGCTGGCTGCGCGCTGTCCGCGAAGCCTTGGGGCTAAGTCAGCGCGACATTGCCGCGCGTATGCGCATCCGCCAGCAGCCCTATGCCAGCATGGAAAAGCGCGAGGCCGACGGCACTGTTTCACTTTCCACATTACGACGCGCGGCGGATGCGCTTGATTGCGAACTGGTTTATTTTCTCGTGCCGAAGGAACAGGCTGCAAAATCGTTTGCCGAGCTTGCGACACGTGATGACGCAGCACTCAAACATTTGCGCGCGACCGAACACTCAATGGCCTTGGAGGGCCAGGCGGTTGGCGACCTTCCGGCCATGCCCGCCCCGCAATCACCCGCACCGGAAAACGACGAAAAAACCAGCCGCCCATGA
- a CDS encoding mobile mystery protein B translates to MNSIFSAGDDAQTPLAPEELHSLKLSLSTRGQLNEVERLNINEARVWAMSKSVLKRADLATDFFARELHRRMFNQVWKWAGQYRTTERNLGWEWHRIPEGMRVLMDDFRAWVQYATYPLDEAAVRLHHRMVVIHPWPNGNGRHSRLLADVLLAANGGKPLTWGSGSNLAQSGDVRANYIAALKEADQGDMQRLIAFAKS, encoded by the coding sequence ATGAATTCCATTTTTTCCGCCGGCGACGACGCGCAGACACCGCTTGCACCGGAAGAATTGCACTCGCTCAAATTGAGCCTTTCCACGCGCGGCCAGCTTAACGAAGTCGAACGCCTGAACATCAACGAGGCGCGTGTGTGGGCCATGTCGAAATCCGTGTTAAAACGCGCGGACTTGGCGACGGACTTTTTTGCGCGGGAACTGCACCGCCGCATGTTTAACCAAGTTTGGAAATGGGCCGGCCAATACCGCACGACCGAACGCAATCTCGGATGGGAATGGCACCGCATTCCCGAGGGGATGCGAGTCCTCATGGACGATTTTCGAGCATGGGTGCAATACGCCACCTATCCGCTTGATGAAGCGGCGGTGCGCCTGCATCACCGGATGGTGGTCATTCACCCGTGGCCAAACGGCAACGGACGGCATTCGCGCCTATTGGCCGACGTGTTGCTCGCAGCCAACGGCGGCAAGCCGTTGACATGGGGCTCCGGCTCAAACCTCGCGCAATCCGGCGATGTTCGCGCAAACTATATCGCCGCCCTGAAAGAAGCCGACCAAGGCGACATGCAACGGCTGATTGCTTTCGCAAAGAGTTGA
- a CDS encoding TrbI/VirB10 family protein, with protein sequence MKRIIKFVKTPVGSLTCLAVLIAICALLVHGNDSRSQRPNITQPPAATAPMERHTITRGGQELKVPSPSRPAQTAHSRAPAGDEAETISRPRAARGEQSAAKTNEPAPLPISLLPPDGATARTADLSKDYAPYGRLIPCETVTTLESSKIDTPIIGLVTEDVWHDGRLIIPAGAEVHGRAANDHARERIAASGQWIIIWRDRTTNNGNELVINGIALDRQRDDITGEFGLRDGSAGLVGDILKTDDWQEIKLFASTFLAGMAGGLQEMRNQTTAYGDVTQVPKATAKNAALQGTADVLNAYAARIQQIIAQDGYYVRVPAGKQFYLYVTQTLDQSKATRGNLRADLWQKKETATP encoded by the coding sequence ATGAAACGCATCATCAAGTTTGTCAAAACCCCTGTCGGAAGCCTCACATGTCTTGCCGTCCTAATCGCCATTTGCGCGTTGCTTGTTCACGGCAACGACAGCCGCAGCCAACGCCCCAACATCACGCAACCGCCCGCCGCAACCGCGCCGATGGAACGCCACACCATCACTCGCGGCGGACAAGAACTCAAGGTTCCCTCGCCCTCGCGTCCAGCGCAAACCGCGCACTCGCGCGCGCCCGCAGGCGATGAAGCGGAAACAATTTCCCGTCCGCGTGCCGCGCGAGGCGAACAATCCGCCGCGAAAACCAACGAACCCGCGCCACTGCCAATCAGCTTGCTTCCGCCTGACGGCGCCACCGCCCGCACAGCCGATCTTTCAAAGGATTATGCTCCCTACGGGCGGCTCATCCCATGCGAAACCGTGACCACGTTGGAATCATCGAAAATCGACACGCCGATCATCGGCCTTGTCACCGAGGACGTGTGGCACGACGGACGTCTTATCATTCCCGCAGGCGCGGAAGTTCACGGACGCGCCGCAAACGATCATGCGCGCGAGCGCATCGCCGCGTCCGGCCAGTGGATAATCATTTGGCGCGACCGCACCACGAATAACGGAAACGAACTTGTCATAAACGGCATCGCGCTTGACCGGCAACGTGACGACATCACCGGAGAGTTTGGTTTGCGCGATGGAAGTGCCGGACTTGTCGGTGACATTTTGAAAACCGACGACTGGCAGGAAATAAAACTTTTCGCCTCTACCTTCCTCGCGGGCATGGCGGGTGGTTTGCAGGAAATGCGCAACCAGACGACCGCGTATGGCGACGTGACCCAAGTTCCGAAGGCCACCGCCAAGAACGCCGCGCTCCAAGGCACAGCCGACGTGCTCAACGCCTATGCCGCGCGCATTCAGCAAATCATCGCCCAGGACGGCTACTATGTCCGCGTGCCCGCGGGGAAGCAATTTTACCTCTACGTCACCCAAACCCTCGACCAGTCGAAGGCCACGCGCGGCAACCTCCGCGCCGACCTTTGGCAAAAGAAAGAAACCGCGACACCATGA
- a CDS encoding TolC family protein, translating to MKSLVFSHPFRYILSPALLLAISSIACSLYAQDAPPAKLTESSVAALSLDDLVNEITLNNPERRLYIEELDASRVSARVAGRWSEPELGVDAGYKRLKDSSGTNVGDGMIWSVSITQTFEWPGRLSLRKAIASRQVELAKLGISRFENALASRARILAFGLYAANEKANAIREVSERFTSLKETFLARDPAGITPLLDTRAIEASELALRRRATEADLAVQAALVEINQLRGVPIDAPLRVKAKRFSFDDAPSTQSLLVAARENNFDYRMRQVELEQQGFAVKLARNERYPSVSVGPYISRDNIGDRETIVGLTMSVPLPVTGTRRAAVDIARVRQRQAEAAALVAQRELERDVVTAAQIFTAKLTEARQWTSDAAKKFSEAAELADRHYRMGAVTITAYIELQNSYLDAVEALLSTQTEALESGLKLQELTGINLNPVEVAQ from the coding sequence ATGAAATCATTAGTCTTTTCACATCCTTTTAGATATATTCTTTCACCAGCACTATTGCTGGCAATCTCATCTATCGCGTGCTCTTTGTATGCACAAGACGCACCGCCTGCAAAGCTCACCGAGTCATCGGTAGCAGCGCTCTCGTTGGATGATCTCGTCAATGAGATCACTTTGAATAATCCTGAACGTCGCCTCTACATTGAGGAACTTGACGCCTCGCGTGTATCCGCACGAGTAGCTGGTCGCTGGTCCGAACCAGAACTCGGTGTGGATGCTGGCTACAAGCGGCTTAAAGATTCATCGGGAACAAATGTCGGAGACGGAATGATATGGAGCGTATCCATCACACAAACGTTCGAGTGGCCCGGTCGTCTTTCATTGCGCAAGGCCATCGCCAGCCGACAGGTCGAATTAGCGAAATTGGGAATTTCACGTTTTGAAAATGCCCTTGCTTCTCGCGCTCGAATACTTGCGTTCGGCCTCTACGCAGCCAACGAAAAGGCCAACGCAATCCGTGAGGTCTCAGAGCGCTTTACATCACTCAAGGAGACTTTTCTAGCACGCGACCCCGCAGGTATCACGCCCCTACTTGATACACGCGCCATTGAAGCAAGCGAACTTGCACTTCGACGCCGTGCAACGGAGGCCGATCTTGCTGTGCAAGCCGCACTCGTAGAGATCAATCAACTGCGCGGCGTCCCTATTGATGCACCGTTGCGCGTGAAAGCCAAAAGGTTTTCTTTCGACGATGCGCCCAGCACTCAAAGCCTGCTCGTGGCTGCGCGTGAAAACAACTTCGACTACCGCATGCGCCAAGTTGAATTGGAGCAACAGGGATTTGCCGTAAAACTTGCACGCAATGAACGCTATCCCTCCGTAAGTGTCGGGCCATATATATCACGGGATAATATCGGTGACCGTGAAACTATCGTTGGTCTGACGATGAGCGTTCCACTGCCTGTCACCGGCACGCGACGCGCAGCGGTAGACATTGCGAGAGTGCGACAACGCCAGGCCGAAGCCGCAGCTTTGGTTGCACAACGCGAACTCGAGCGTGATGTTGTGACCGCAGCTCAAATTTTCACTGCAAAACTCACCGAGGCGCGGCAATGGACGTCCGATGCTGCTAAGAAATTTTCCGAAGCGGCAGAGTTGGCCGACCGTCACTATCGCATGGGGGCGGTAACAATCACTGCCTACATCGAACTTCAAAACAGTTATCTTGATGCCGTGGAAGCGCTGCTATCCACGCAAACCGAAGCGCTTGAGTCCGGGCTAAAACTTCAAGAACTCACCGGCATCAACCTCAACCCTGTGGAGGTTGCACAATGA